The sequence CTGTTTCACTGTAAGCCTGACGCCAGCACTGTTCACCATTACCACCCAAAAAGCGTGTTTTTTCTGAAGTCAAGACATTTGAAAGCTGAAGTCTTGCAATCCCTAGAAGCAAGTCTTTGGTTGTTTTGTCCTTGTGCCACAATTCAACCAGCAGAGGTAGcctgaaacaagaaaattatcTCTGTGTCAGTGATCAACACACAAGAGGAGAAAGAGTTCATGTAACTTCCCAAATCACTACTGGACACAAGAGTCAAACAATGGTAGAGGCTTACTGCCTTTCACTCAGAGGAATGATATTCATGGAAGTTGTGTAGTTTCCATCACTTGCTCATCAGTACTCCAATTATAATGAAGAGCTACACTACAATGAAAATGACTGATTTTAACTTTCATAATATTAGACTTGGATCATCTTCATTTATAATTACCTACAAATATTTCAGCCACTGTCACCCACAGAATAGATCTTCTGTGCCTTCTCTTTCACAATACCACTATTTTGATTATCCTTTTATTCCACATCTTACTCCCCTGTCAAAAAGGATAGAACTACCTCTGGAAAAAACACGCTATAACCCACGATGGAGCAGTACTCAGTTTCCCAGGtttcaatattttcaaagaTATCAGAGATCATCATATACattcaaacaaaatatatacatatatcaaatgaaaaaaaaatgcttcattaGAAATGTTATTAacctttagtttaaaaacttaatgcagcagcatgcagagaaaagagaaaaacaagaatttgAGAGTCTCTGTCTTTAAATgtaagcaataaaaaaaaactgaaagagcAATGCCTTAAATACACATTGATACtagcattttgattttttacTAAGTCCTCAAACTGAAGATCTTCAGTAAAGTATTAGAAACtatttgcaatgaaaaatataaaacacattCAATATAATTTtgacaaaaagaatgaaagttATCACCTGAAAAACGTGTCTTGAAGCTGATGAGGTGTAGTTGCAAAGTGAAATACACAGTAGGACTGGGGAAGAAAAACTTCCATGTTCTTTCTGATTTCTATAGGAGGGCTTGTCATAATAGGTGCTGCACTGCCAAAAAAGGGGTAGGAGTAcctaataaaaacaacagcaacagcaatcAGGTAACCGTTTAATAGATGTGATTAAgcttcttcaaaaagaaaaactaaccTTAGTGAAATCAGCACAAATACATGCAATAATAGAACTTAACTCTGACATAGTGAGTTCTCATTTACTTCAGTACTATTGCAGCTTCCTTTgtatttgctgttattttgaCAAAACGCTCTCAAAATCCATATGGATGTCCAGAAACATGAACTAATCTTTTGTTATACTAACATTCTATTTCTCTGCACACTTTATAAAATAGTTGAAGAAGAATTAAGTACTCACATTTGATGCTTTATGGTTATAATGCCCACGGTTCAATTTACCAAAACGAAAGACGTATTCTACAGATACGACTGAGTGTGTACTGAAAGTACTGTATCAGCCAATTCAGGGTGTGATAACCAAGAGGCCAAGAACTTACTGAACTTACTGTATGAAAAGGCCATCAAACCCCTAATACTACTTCTcaaaatgatgaaatatttaCTACACATGTTCCTCACTTTAAGAAAAGAGTGTGCGTATTTTAGATTCAGTATTGCACACAACCCATTATCTTACTGAAGCACAACCTGTTCCTGGTAGAGACATTAAATGCCACAGAAGTTATTCCTTCCATCACTTGGAAAAATAGTCAGAAGGAGAGAATGGAGAATTACTGATATTCAAGTGAGTAATTTAATAAGAATTCCAGTGCAGGTTAAGTGTTACAGACTACCTTTAATGCTCTCAGAAGTTTAGTGATGGACGAGTTGAACATCCCAAAGCATTGAgctaaatgaaaggaaaattcatCAGGCAGAAAAGAAGTATTAATCACTCCACTACCAAGAACAAGATAAACCAGAACAAGTCATACCTTAAAACGCAGTTGATTGGAAAACCAACTTCCAGACCACGTACACTTCGTAAGTCtattgaaaagcaaaaatggtGAGAGGCCGCTGGAATGAGAACTTTCTGTGCTGATGCAGTCTCAGAACAACCAGATGCACCCACAGAGTTGGGCTGAGGTGCAACTGCTGGAGCATCATCTGCTGAAAtaacaagagaaaatgcacattttttaataattcgTTCTTCCCCAAGCAACAAAAACACTAAATATACGTCTCATTTCTTATATAAGGGCAAATAGGTGACTTCCTAAATGATTTCAACTCCTTGTAGTATAAAGTaataacacacacaaaaaaaaatagccacTATAAGTTACTgcttataaaacaaataaaattaagaacaatatatttttgaaagacatttttctatttcttaaaGCTATGTAAGTGTATTTTACTGGAAGAAGTCTGAACTTACGTCTCAGACACTGCATCACTCTGCAGAACCAAGGGGGATACCAGTTTCTATAGTTTGTGTAACAGTTGCTAGCCAACTTGAGGGCATGCAGAAGAGGTGCTTTCACAATAGtaataaaatctgtattttatatacacacacacaattaGACTACTTGGACTTAACTGACTTCTTTAGTTTGAGACTGTAAAGGACAGAGAACTAGATCTATTAGGATGCTCACATAAGAAAGTATGAACTATTGTTCCTGCACTGATGGTTcactactgaaatgaaaattgaagTGCTACAGCTGAGACCATAACATGTATCCGTTCATGCACGCACATCAATGGGATAGCACTGTCAGTACCATTGTTTGGTAAACAGAAACTATACTGACAGTAAGGGTCCTGTTCAAATATAGAAGTCAGTCACAGAAGTATTTCAGGCTTATCAAGTCTATGAACTGGCATCTTAGCCTCTCCGCTGCCTCCTTCAAAAACTAACAGGTCAAACAACAAATTTTTACAGATAGGGTCTCCAAAAGACAGCCTCCAAAACTTTTAAGactaaagcagagaaaaaaggcAAGATCTGTCAGAGAGGAGCTCATCTGCCTTTTTTAAGTGCTCGTTGTTCTGATCTTCTTTCTTCATCATCTTCCAAGATGTTTCTGttattgtaattaaaaaagaaaaaaatacatcgCTGCTAgcatcaattttctttttccttctgctggtTTATGGAGCAATGCttacattaataataataaggaaaaacttcAGTACTTCAACATCAGCTAGTCAGCATAACGTGGTAATGAATGCAAGTCTTCTGAATTACTTAGGTAACAGATTATGGCACTAAATTTCTTTGTGCAATTGAATGGATGGGAAGAACTTGAAGGCCCTCACAGAGAAGAGAACATAAAAATGCATAGTCTACAGTTACAATTCATTTAAGTTGCTTGTATGTAACTTAAACGAAGTTAATTCATTTAAGTGTATTTAAATTCCATTCAATGCACTCATTTTGATAGGTTATTTTGCATTACTGGAATTTTGCAGACCTGACAACAGCAGTGATTTTGTACTGTTCTGTGATTTGAAAACTGGGAGCTCTTCAGTGTACTGCTCGCTAACATCTCTGCAAGACTCATCCACTAGCCCTGAAAGATAATGGTGAAATGACATGTTTTTCACCTTGCCAAAGCACTATGAAAGTGTTAACTGCATATTCTTAACCACAGACTCAAAATGGTTTTATAGCTCATGAAAGTTTTGATACATTTAATTGCAAAAAGATTTAAACCTTTGCTTTGCTAAGAGCTGTGAGGATTAAAAGAATTTTATCAGAAATTGCAGACAAATACTGGGAGCAAGATTTTCCTCTACAGAACATAGTTTCTTTAGGATCAGTATCTCTTCTTTTAACAATCTTATTataaaaattctgcattttccttaCCTTCCTGTTCAACGGGATTTGAACTTTAGACCACTACAACcgaagaaataattttcctcGTGAGTTTGTAGCAAACCTCACCGTTCTCAAATTCAGGTGATTTCAAGTGCTTCTGGTATTCTTTTTCAAGATGAAGACCATTCGTATCACTCGCAACCCAGACACCAACAAATCCTCAATCTGAGGAGCACTTACTCTCACATTATCATTTATCCTGTGTAAACAATTCTTACTTGCCCAAGATTTATGATTACAGATGGGTAGCACATAACCCAAGACTGTGCTTGGCAactaggaaaaacaaaaataaaaacaaataaaaaacccacataCATCACATACCAGCTTCCTTTAGCTCTGTGCCTTTTTCAGACTTCAGACTTTCTGCTTCACTTTCTGTTGCTTCATCTTCTATTGGAGAAGAGTGGTCAATTTGAGATGGGACATCCTGGGATCTCTGCTGCAGGCCCTTTGCTTCTCCACCAGTAGGTGAAAGAACTTTCTTCTTTGGTTGTTTAGGTTCAGTTGGAACATTTGAAGGAATCAAAGGCTGAATGAAGAGATATGGTATTATTACTGATCTCATTCCCTCGAATGAGAAAAATTCTGTCTATATTAAGTCTGAGATTATCTTTCTGACATAGAAAAACTGAAGCAACGAAAGTATTCTTCATGTAAAACAACTTaatctttttctgatttttttgttacatATTTAACTGCCAAATATGACTTAGAAATACTCTTTCTTAAATGTGAAACTGCGCAACAATATCTTAACTATTAGTAAGTGATACCTGAACATTTAAGCACTCCTTTTGCAGAATTACAGATACCCCAACAGTAGGAGCCATATCCAGAGGTAACTGTGGCAGGTTTTGCTTAGCTCTATTTGGTGGAACAAGGACAAATGCTCCTTCTATTGCCACAGGGCGCTGATCAATCTCCACGCTTCCCTTCTTCAGTAGTCCAGACAGGGGTATTGCAGTGCTTCCAAGGGACTGGTCACCACAGCAAAGATGAATCTGTATACATCCAGAAGTACCAGGAAGTAAATgccatatgtatttttatatgtattgcTAATAAAAACCTTCGTCCCTAGTCTACTCCCTATATGCTGAGAACCATTAGGCTGAGCAGTGTAAGAATAGCTGTGAAATTTCAGTGTTGAGCTTGCAGGATGTGCCTAGTGTTATCACAGCAGCAGATCAGTGTATGCTGTCTTTTGAGGACGATCATCACATCATCCCTTTTGGATGACAAATTTATTAGTATGTGCCTCGTAAGCACAGCACAGATTCACGCCCTTAAGGTATAAACAtatgaaatgcaccactcaggaagaaataaagcaatttaTTTGAAAGTTCATATTTAGACTCCACTTAAATAGTTTTAATTAAGCTTAAATAGCTTAACAGAATTACATAATCATACTCTTAACTCTTGCTAAGAGTCTCTATTCCTTTTTCAAACTTTGACTCAACTCTTTCTATGTTCCACAGTGTAATATTTGCCCATTCCAATAGAAGGATCTAAAAAATGTGATTTACGTTCCACAGTGAAATTTACTTTTTGGAACTTACACATCAATTTCACTCTCCCCAATAAAAGTCATTTCTGTTTATtagctttttttaaagcaaaccaGAGCGCTGTATTCTAACTTTTGACATTTAATACATTTAACAGACTAATATACATATGTACTTACACCCAAGTTTGCACATTTTAGCATTAGACTtcattttcagggaaaaaaaaaaaagtatattgaAATTaaggatcagaaaaaaaaatgttctactTCTGTACCCCGAATTTTAAGAAGCTGAGTCAGAGAAACAGCTGCACATCAGGACATAGATAGTTATCTCTAGAGTGTAAGTCTGGGTATGGACTCTTCATAACTAACATCGTTGTACTTAACAGCTGTAGTTAAAAACCCTATACTACCCTCAGAAACACTGACCTACTTGTAGACACTTAAGTGTGACTTACGTGTGAGCCAAGTGCAGATCACTATAAATGCTTTCACTACCCTCCAACACTTAAAGACACAGCTAAAGGCAAGCAATATCCAGTAACAGCCTGAATAtggctgcagcatttttaaaacagctgaGAAGCAGGGAGAAATCCCAGACCCCTCTTATTATTCACACACTGTGCTGAAGGCAGTGATTTTAGAACTTATTCAAGAATTACAGGAGCATGGGTTGCAGACGGTCTGCTTTCAGGAGGCCCCAGAGCTGAGAGATGCCACGTTAGCGACATTACCATTCTGCAGCAGTATCTTCCACCATGACATGCAACCAACAATTGTGCTATAAGTCACCGTGCTAAAGAGATTATACTCtctctgagcagggacacctgctAGCGTTTCCTTCATTAGCATAAAAAATAAGTTATATGAAGCCAAAGCACTGTAACATAACGaagttttggggaaaaaaaaaatctagttttaATGCAAGCcaaattctatttctttcattttcagtatttcgTTTATTTTCATCCACATTTGAGAAGAAACAGCTTACCTGCAATTTTGACTGTGCACAAAGATAAACTTGAAGGACATCAGCTGAACTACGTATTCGAACAGAAGCTCTTTCTGGTTCAAAGTTTGGATTAATCAAATCAGTGAAAGGTTCATTTGTTACATCATTTCCCAATAATGAGTAGTAGAAGAAAAACTCAGGCTGATGTTCAGGAAGCTTCATAGTACTAGGAACTAACtaaaagagaagtgaaaaagaacaaTGCATCATTGCAGTTTTACAGCCCAAAAAGAATTCTGATCTTTCAACTGTGATTTAACATGCAAGTACTACACAGAGTTTTAAAATTTCAATTTGATTTATATAAATTCAGTATAGGGGCAAGGCTATTTGTTACAAGAGACAAGACAACAAAAAATTCTAAATAGAAATGAGCTGCAGGATTGCAAAAATACAAGTGTAGCACAGTATTTCTTCAAAACTAAATGGGACACGAAACAAACCTGTTCCAACTGTGTGGCAAATGCAATAGTTACAGACAAAACAAAGTAGTCTCTACAATACTCTGCTGGTCCAATTTGATGATAGCCCTCTTCTTCGTTCAGGACTGGCACAATACTTTTAGGATCTAGTCTAGAAAGAAGGGCAGACgctgagagaaaagagacaatTAAGAAATAAGTTACAACGTTATCCACTGCAGTAGGAATCTTCTTTATAATCATAATCTTTCCACATAGATAATAAAGAACTTGATGACTGGTTCCAAAGTGGTTCTACATAAAACAAATCTCAAAGCACAAACACTTCTAATTGCAAaggtgttgtgttttttgttttattactttctaTTCAGAGATCGCATATATCATTTTGCACACCAGTAGAAAGCATGCTAGAGCATTCTTAATGTCAAAGTGATGTCTACTTTATTTCATTAGGTTGGAGTCTGTCATGCTCTTTCTTCTTTGACTTGTTGGAagagaggaaaggcagaaaCTGGACAGGTCAGACTGTCCGGGTGTTGATGAAGTATGATGTTTCACTTTGCAGACCTTTGGAATGTCTCATTTGAAGAAGCTTCACCTGAAGTCTTCAGTGCATAAAACACCAGAGACTTGCATTACAGGCTTTataattttgcagaaaatacacAGGAAAGTACTGCTTTTAGGTCTCACACAGGGCTAAGTGTGATCACAGTGTGTCAGGTGCTCTACGGTCACTGCTTCAAGTCTGTCAGTCTCCAGCAACACCAACGTACTTCACCTAACTACAGCCTTCTTTAACTGGTTTCTGTGCGAGTTAAAATCATGCCACTGAATACATGATAGGATATAAGCCAAGCAGCCAAGTCACCATATGAGAAAAGTGTTCATCTACACTTCacctacaatttttttttatcacaggACAAATACAAAAACCAACGAAATATCCTTGTGTATCCCCTTTAACTTTATGATACTCTACGACTCTGTGAAACATGCAGCACGCAAACCAGCTTTTACTGCCAATGCCTCACTGCTTTTCACCTACAATTGCAAGATCTTGATACCCTGAAGGCTTTGAAGATCTaagattaaaatgaaatctgaactCTTGTTCAGGCTTCAGAATCACAGATGTGACATTATATAGATGAGACTGAGAAGACAACGTACTTAAAGAATCAGCCAACTCAATCCCTGATGCAAGAGGACAGCTTCTAAAATCCACTTCATGCCCCAAACAGATAATCACAGTAACTTTCACACATCTCCATTAATGAACCCACTTCCAACCCAACAAAATTTTGAGACTCATCTTCAGAGCTAGACATGGATGGAAGAACTGTTAGAGGCAAGGAGGTAAAGTAACCAAAAATTATAATTTGTAAAGCTACACTGAAACTGTACTTaaacattaaataatttatACATACTCGAGTACAGTTTAGAACAGTAAAGTGAGACATACGGATaagaattaaacaaaataatgctTACAAAGCATGTTACACAACTTGTGTCAAGGCAAATTATACGCTAGTTAATACAAACCTTGCAATCATACATAATTTACACTTGAAATATACACCTCTAGTTCCTTCACTttgtatctttaaaaataaggtAAATGATGGAGTAAATAAACACACTGACTACTCAAGAATGAGCCCTTTAAATCATTTACCAGTTACCACTGCACAGTAGCAGTAATTTAACAGATTTCAAAGCACCTCAGACTACAGCAAACAGTAATAATCCCACAGCACTTTAGGTTGTGAACCAAAAGGCTCTGCTTTGATCACTGGAAAATTCAGATCACTCGTGACAGTGaggtaaaattaaaaatgtgcacgaattaaaaaaagaaaatcattccCTGTCTAACACGACTAGTACTGGGCAATGTAGTGTTGTCATACTCCATGCTTAAACACTAATTAAAACTTGCAGAAGTCTACAGACCTGTCTTCCTCCACTGCATGAGCATGATGCTGATTAACCTTGAGATGATAAAAGAAAGGGGGACTGGCAAACTTGTTTGCATTAATTCTTCCACAGTAAACTAAAAGTTGAGGAGAGTGACGGCAGGAGGAATTTTCTATACAATAAGCCAGCACCATGAAGGATGACAGAGCTTCAGATCACATATGTAGAGGTGAAAAATCAAGAAGTCATTTACAGTGCTTCATTACCTCTATTACAAACTTCAGATTACGTAAAATTGCTATGAACTTTGCTATGAACTTGAAAGGAtgcatggcagggggttggaacttgacgatccttggggtccctctgaaccacagaatggctaCGACTGAAAGTAAACTAAATATACCTGGAACTCCAGTAATGCCACTGCCTGTAACAAAGCTGAGAAGACAAAATCAGGGCCAGAAATCTTGTGTAATGCTGCCACTGAAACCACTATGAAACCACAGTCACAGACCGTAGCAAGCAAATGATTAATCTAGAATTATGAAGAAGTTACCCTTAGAGCAAAAACAGAATGTACTGCAAGGTACGTAAATGAAAATCCTCCAGTCTAATGGAGACTCCATTTTTACAAATGGAAGTAAGTTTGGCTTTGGATGCAGGGAGACAtatctgttttttgtttcttttaaaaataaaaacagatcaaTCACGTTTCTAaggagatttaaaataaaaaacaactaaaCTTCCACCAAAAGACATAGATACAAAAGTGACTGAAAAGCACAGGACAGATGAAGACATCTCCTACAATTCCATACAATTCAAGTCCCATTAGAAGCTgatatatttaattaattacCTTTGAAAGGAGTGGAAAAGAGAATCCAGATCCATAATTCCTGCCAACAGTTAGCTTACAGTAGATCAGCAGACATTACTACAAAAATTTGCTATTAATGATAAACCTGGTCTGAGTATCGAGTGGCTtagcttagaaaaaaataataataaagaaaaaagtgaaaaaaaaagaaaaggctgactACTCAACAAATGAATTATCACACTACTTGTCAACTCTGCAGTTTAGAGTTAGAATTACGCACTGTAAAGAAGctgcctttttgtttccttaattACAGGGCTTTCCAAAGCCCTGAAATCTAACCCCTGTGAAATGTCAGTAGGAGTAAGCATGAGTCTCTGATGCTGATTTTAAAGATCAGTTAGCCTGCATCTCTGTCCACCTGAAGTAACGCAAAGTAAAGCACCTCTGCCACTACAACAAGGTACATTTCCCACACATATGTTTAGCAGCTACATATGATACAAATGATTTGTAGTTAATTAATGCTAAAATACTGTAACTCTCTTTCAGCTCAAACAACATACTTGCATCGAGCAATAAACAACCAAAACAGGAACATCTTTAACTCAAAGCCAAGGGTATTATATTACTTACCCCTCCCTTCCCTAGGGGGTGcctcttttgcttttaaatcatcAACCGGTGCTTTGGAATCAGTTTCCAACACAATGCCTACTTTTATTTCGGATTTAAATTTAGCATACTTGTTACTTAGCAAAGAGTACCATTTTGGTGTCTacaaaatcagaaacaaaaaaggaaaaagcattttcagaatagcaaaatgataaaatacagtaaaagaCAACAGACTTGCTCTAGCAATTCTACCttattatttacagaaaaataccTTGGTGTTTATTTGCAAAAACATGGTCTATTTTGAATACACTACATGACTCCATAGAATCATTCCTGGAAGAAGAGCTGAACATACTCTCTTCCACTGATTTACACAGTAAACAGTGGGGAAGCAAAATACAAAAGACGATCAGTCTTCCAATTAGAAGAGAGAACATTTAAATTTTCAACTAAAACAGTGCAGACTGTATTACATGGATTATAAACTTTAAGTGTGATGTCAAAATGCTAAGCCAAGGTCATATCACGACCCATGTCACAATCACATCATGATCAAGCACAACATTAAATTCACTCATCAAAATTCTATGTAAACAATCATGATTTCTCCTGCTTTGTTAATGGGTCAGTACTTCAGAACATCCAGACATCTTCCATAgcaaaagaagttaaaaaatgaaCACATCATCAACAACTTCACTCCCTACAGTTTTGACTTAACTACATTTAGTTGCACAGTAAACGaccttgttttctccttttccccactgATAAATCATAACAGTGACTAAGCATGGTGATTAGGAATGTTTCAATCCTCAAATTCTGAAGTGTAAGGAATTTTTCTTAATCTACATTCTTAGCTTTCTCATATTGCAGAGCAGGctgtgtaaatatttttcattccaatAATACTAACACAAAACTACTTTCATttgttctcttaaaaaaaaaaaaaagacaagtatGTGATTAAGTAGGACACACGCTCCTCCTAAACAACTCAAAAATTATACCTCTGCCTTAACTCAAATTCTACTGTCAGAACACTGTTTTATAAACGTCAAAATGTAAAACTTTATACCTAGAAACAtacctgtttcttttcctgcacaGCCCTTAAATCAAGCACGACATAGCCTACATTCTCTTTAACCGAAGACAGGGGATCCAATGCAAAACACTGGAGCTTGATAGGTGTACGCTGTAGCCTGTAAGAACATCTCAGTTGAAAtccaaaatgtaaaaattaacCTCTGCAGTTAGGTCATAAAAAATGATTCACATATTTCAAGCATATCAATGACAGTTTACTGAGATCACTTACATGACTAGCTCTAGTAAGCTAGCAACTCAGTTTACAATCAGTTCTAAAAACTTGGGATTAAGTGACAGATGATGAATAAATAGATAATTCTGGTGAGAGAAGCTTACTGGAGTCTGAGTGAGACCCATAAGCTATCAAAAACAGAGTAGTAACAAAAATTCAGTCTTTTCCATGCTCATGAAACAAGTAATGCAACTAAACTGTAACTTCACTTGTGAGCAAAAGATTGTTGCAGAGCACCTGCCAGGTTCTTAGAGGCGTAGATGTGGTGTCTAGCATGAGGTGCATTTAGACATCTTTCCCTCCTCAAACCTAAAATGGCCTTTTCACTTCCGTGACAGATTGTAACAAGATCTCCATATTTTCAGTTAAAACTAATGACTGTTCTGGAAACCAAAACCAATGTATCAGTTCTTATAGCAGGGTTCTCAGGCTTGAAGTTAATTCTTTGTCAGGGTATATGTAAGAAAGCTAGAATCGAGTGCTTGAACTATcctaatttattatttttttaagtagtgCCTACAAAAGCTTTAGAAATTTCTAGTCACCTATACTGCCACATACTACTTCTGTttgctgcagaaacaaaacagtagaTCATTTCACAGCTAAAAGAAAGCTTCTAAAAAATGTTTATGGATAGTCTAGATTAAACACTGTACCTCAGCAGCTGTAAGGGCGAGAAAATTAAGTTTTATCTccaaaacaaatttatttcaggCTTAACTTTCTGCTGTTACCTGTGCTGATGAAGTGCTTTTCGATCAAGCTCCCAGGCCAGCTCAGTGGCAAATTCTGGCTGATCAGTATGCTCCACAGGATCAGTAGCTAGCTGTTCTCCATCAAACTTGGCTTCAACTATAAGCATGTACTTGGGTCGTTTTGGAAAACAGCGTCCTGAAACAGAGTGCAATTAGCAGACACCACCAACAGAACAAGTGAGCTCAGATCTCTACTGCAAACCGATGACACTGAGATGAATTCACCCAATCTTCCTCAGACTTATTCTATAATTGCAGCGTTCTTATTCTGAAATGTCTTCTCACTATTTGGAAGCAGTAAGGGACACAGTAAGGAACAAACTACTTGAGAAGCACCCAGAAACAACAAGATACGAGGTAACAGCTAGTAACTAAGAAAGAAACCACGTAATTGGTATCATTCAACATTTAGAAAtctatgaaaggaaaaaggccAAGGCAATAGGTGGCAAACAGCAAAGATTAAGCATTCTTCCTTCACTGCTAATTTTACTACTCTCCTACATTAAAGTAGCAAGCATGATCTCACGAATTACTGAAAAGTTTACCCAAGCACgtgctgtgatttttaaaaatcactacTAAGagaatgtatagagttgcacGGGATTTGTCTTGGATTCAGCATCCTCctacattttaattaatgttttgtgggggtttttttttgtgacaaaATGAATGCTTAAAGTTTACGTGCATCACAACACAGGGAGAGGCTCCATACATTTCAT comes from Gallus gallus isolate bGalGal1 chromosome Z, bGalGal1.mat.broiler.GRCg7b, whole genome shotgun sequence and encodes:
- the CEP120 gene encoding centrosomal protein of 120 kDa isoform X4 → MVSRAADRLLIVVSILEGRCFPKRPKYMLIVEAKFDGEQLATDPVEHTDQPEFATELAWELDRKALHQHRLQRTPIKLQCFALDPLSSVKENVGYVVLDLRAVQEKKQTPKWYSLLSNKYAKFKSEIKVGIVLETDSKAPVDDLKAKEAPPREGRASALLSRLDPKSIVPVLNEEEGYHQIGPAEYCRDYFVLSVTIAFATQLEQLVPSTMKLPEHQPEFFFYYSLLGNDVTNEPFTDLINPNFEPERASVRIRSSADVLQVYLCAQSKLQIHLCCGDQSLGSTAIPLSGLLKKGSVEIDQRPVAIEGAFVLVPPNRAKQNLPQLPLDMAPTVGVSVILQKECLNVQPLIPSNVPTEPKQPKKKVLSPTGGEAKGLQQRSQDVPSQIDHSSPIEDEATESEAESLKSEKGTELKEADDAPAVAPQPNSVGASGCSETASAQKVLIPAASHHFCFSIDLRSVRGLEVGFPINCVLRYSYPFFGSAAPIMTSPPIEIRKNMEVFLPQSYCVFHFATTPHQLQDTFFRLPLLVELWHKDKTTKDLLLGIARLQLSNVLTSEKTRFLGGNGEQCWRQAYSETVSVTAAQGSDTRIAELLYAITLEDYGLVKIHEVLVSDSSQCVGAGQQRHATHTQLHCASEKQTEPRETLEYKAALELELWKEMQEDIFENQLKKKEMARMQALAEEWKKRDEEREALVKKKVAEYTALEEQLQKTLRDLDKRERQLLTAESEIQRVKKELQAEHEQNKQELQDSVRRTREECAHQVELERSKIKQLGEDRLRIQQQLYEAENKYKILEKEFQQYKEQQSSKPEIQLQSEINLLTLEKAELERKLESATKSKLHYKQQWARALKELARLKQREQESAMARLKKQQQELEHMRLCYLAAEEKELGKTDRQELEDIRNELNRLKQQEEERKQFQDVRDNSACKVDSLHTRKSNENIDDYVSRLMEERDTLLRTGVYNHEDHIVSELDRQIREAIAKRNATK
- the CEP120 gene encoding centrosomal protein of 120 kDa isoform X3 → MVSRAADRLLIVVSILEGRCFPKRPKYMLIVEAKFDGEQLATDPVEHTDQPEFATELAWELDRKALHQHRLQRTPIKLQCFALDPLSSVKENVGYVVLDLRAVQEKKQTPKWYSLLSNKYAKFKSEIKVGIVLETDSKAPVDDLKAKEAPPREGRASALLSRLDPKSIVPVLNEEEGYHQIGPAEYCRDYFVLSVTIAFATQLEQLVPSTMKLPEHQPEFFFYYSLLGNDVTNEPFTDLINPNFEPERASVRIRSSADVLQVYLCAQSKLQIHLCCGDQSLGSTAIPLSGLLKKGSVEIDQRPVAIEGAFVLVPPNRAKQNLPQLPLDMAPTVGVSVILQKECLNVQPLIPSNVPTEPKQPKKKVLSPTGGEAKGLQQRSQDVPSQIDHSSPIEDEATESEAESLKSEKGTELKEAADDAPAVAPQPNSVGASGCSETASAQKVLIPAASHHFCFSIDLRSVRGLEVGFPINCVLRYSYPFFGSAAPIMTSPPIEIRKNMEVFLPQSYCVFHFATTPHQLQDTFFRLPLLVELWHKDKTTKDLLLGIARLQLSNVLTSEKTRFLGGNGEQCWRQAYSETVSVTAAQGSDTRIAELLYAITLEDYGLVKIHEVLVSDSSQCVGAGQQRHATHTQLHCASEKQTEPRETLEYKAALELELWKEMQEDIFENQLKKKEMARMQALAEEWKKRDEEREALVKKKVAEYTALEEQLQKTLRDLDKRERQLLTAESEIQRVKKELQAEHEQNKQELQDSVRRTREECAHQVELERSKIKQLGEDRLRIQQQLYEAENKYKILEKEFQQYKEQQSSKPEIQLQSEINLLTLEKAELERKLESATKSKLHYKQQWARALKELARLKQREQESAMARLKKQQQELEHMRLCYLAAEEKELGKTDRQELEDIRNELNRLKQQEEERKQFQDVRDNSACKVDSLHTRKSNENIDDYVSRLMEERDTLLRTGVYNHEDHIVSELDRQIREAIAKRNATK